In Juglans regia cultivar Chandler chromosome 5, Walnut 2.0, whole genome shotgun sequence, the following are encoded in one genomic region:
- the LOC109011781 gene encoding peptidyl-prolyl cis-trans isomerase CYP71 gives MEEAQNGTGNSVPPAEIVDDSVIGPGPAPRARPKRPLQFEQAYLDALPSANMYEKSYMHRDVVTHVAVSSADFFITGSADGHLKFWKKKGVGIEFAKHFRSHLGPIEGLAVSVDGLLCCTISSDRSVKIYDVVNYDMMVMIRLPFVPGAVEWVYRQGDVKARLAVSDQNSRFVHIFDARAGSNEPIISKEIHMVPVKEMKYNHVFDAVISADVKGIIEYWSPATLEFPENEVNFRLKSDTDLFEIVKCKTSVSAIEVSPDGKQFSITSPDRRIRVFWFRTGKLRRVYDESLEVAQDLQRSDAPLYRLEAIDFGRRMAVDKEIEKTENAPQPNAVFDESSNFLIYATLLGIKVVNLHTNKVGRILGKVENNERFLRISLYQGDRSSRKVRKIPAAAANVNESKEPLTDPTLLCCAFKKHRIYLFSRREPEEPEDATKGRDVFNEKPPPDELLAASDIGKAVTTSLPDNVLLHTTMGDIHMRLYPEECPKTVENFTTHCRNGYYDNLIFHRVIKGFMVQTGDPLGDGTGGQSIWGREFEDEFHKSLRHDRPFTVSMANAGQNSNGSQFFITTVATPWLDNKHTVFGRVIKGMDVVQAIEKVKTDKGDKPYQDVKILNVTVPKS, from the exons ATGGAGGAGGCTCAAAATGGCACCGGAAACTCGGTGCCACCAGCAGAGATCGTGGACGACTCCGTTATCGGACCGGGTCCTGCCCCGCGGGCCCGCCCCAAGCGTCCTCTCCAGTTCGAGCAGGCCTACCTCGACGCACTTCCCTCGGCTAACAT GTATGAGAAAAGTTATATGCACCGTGACGTGGTAACGCATGTTGCTGTCTCTTCAGCAGATTTTTTCATAACTGGAAGCGCTGATG GgcatttgaagttttggaagaAAAAGGGCGTTGGTATCGAGTTTGCAAAGCATTTTAGATCCCACCTGGGTCCAATTGAAGGTCTAGCA GTTAGTGTTGATGGGCTGCTTTGTTGTACAATTTCAAGTGATCGATCTGTGAAGATATATGATGTGGTCAACTATGACATGATGGTCATGATACGCCTACCATTTGTTCCTGGTGCTGTTGAATGGGTCTACAGACAAGGAGATGTCAAAGCTAGGCTTGCTGTTAGTGATCAAAATTCAAGATTTGTGCACATATTTGATGCACGAGCTGGTTCAAATGAACCTATCATATCCAAAGAG ATACACATGGTCCCAGTAAAGGAAATGAAATACAACCATGTATTTGATGCTGTGATATCTGCGGATGTGAAGGGAATCATTGAGTATTGGAGCCCTGCTACACTTGAGTTCCCAGAGAATGA GGTGAATTTTAGATTGAAAAGTGATACGGATCTCTTTGAAATTGTGAAATGCAAAACTTCCGTATCTGCTATTGAG GTGAGCCCTGATGGTAAGCAGTTTTCTATTACATCGCCTGATCGTAGGATACGTGTGTTTTGGTTCAGAACAGGGAAACTAAGACGGGTTTATGATGAGTCCCTTGAG GTGGCCCAAGATCTTCAGAGAAGTGATGCTCCTTTATACCGACTGGAAGCTATTGATTTTGGGCGAAGAATGGCTGTCGACAAGGAAATTGAGAAAACTGAAAACGCACCGCAACCAAATGCAGTTTTTGATGAAAGctcaaattttcttatatatgctACCCTCCTCGGGATAAAA GTAGTGAACTTGCATACCAATAAAGTTGGCCGAATTCTGGGAAAGGTGGAGAACAATGAAAGGTTCTTGCGAATCTCATTATATCAAGGTGACCGAAGCAGTAGAAAGGTTAGAAAAATTCCTGCAGCAGCAGCAAATGTCAATGAGAGCAAAGAGCCTTTGACGGATCCCACTCTTCTGTGTTGTGCTTTCAAAAAGCATAGAATATATCTATTCAG TCGAAGGGAACCTGAGGAGCCTGAAGATGCAACTAAGGGAAGAGATGTGTTTAATGAAAAGCCGCCTCCTGATGAACTTCTAGCTGCATCAGATATCGGAAAGGCTGTCACAACATCTCTTCCCGACAATGTg CTTTTGCATACCACAATGGGTGATATTCACATGAGATTGTACCCAGAGGAATGTCCAAAAACTGTGGAGAACTTTACGACACACTGCCGCAATGGCTACTATGATAATCTCATTTTTCACCGTGTCATCAAAGGTTTCATGGTACAGACAGGAGATCCGCTGGGAGATGGCACTGGCGGGCAATCTATTTGGGGAAGAGAATTTGAGGATGAATTTCATAAAag TTTACGACATGACAGACCTTTTACAGTGTCAATGGCAAATGCTGGCCAAAACTCCAATGGATCTCAGTTTTTTATCACCACAGTCGCAACCCCTTGGCTGGACAATAAACATACAGTTTTTGGTAGAGTTATAAAGGGAATGGACGTTGTACAG GCTATAGAGAAAGTGAAGACAGATAAGGGTGACAAGCCATACCaagatgtgaaaattttaaatgtgACAGTTCCCAAGTCTTAA